CCATAAATCCTGACATAAAACACATACTACCTCCCAGATCTTATCCTTAAAAGTTGCTTACTAACATTACATGAATCCCAATATCAAAGGTCTGAGTGCAAATAAACCTAAATAACCACCACTCAACTAGCGAGGGGCGCCACTTATACGGACCCATACATCAAGCCAAATCCCCACTGAACTCCACCTTTGTTCGACCACTCTTAAGGTTTGATAACTTTGACCTTACCAAATCTCATATCATCGTCGATCGGTCATCGTTTCTCTACACCACGCCCACCGCAAAAACAACATGATGTTTCTTAAAATTGAAGGAAATTTGAGTAATCATAAGTGGAAAGACCTTGGTGTTACCAAATGGACAATTACAGAACAACTAGAGAAGACAATACAGAAATATAATGCATATATACATATAGAGCACATAATGTTTTATAACAATAATAAACATATAAGAAATATAATGATTTATGTGGAGTacttatttttattttcattatgcAGTTCATCGTATGGTCTATTTATGCTCAAATTCGTGGAATATTTGTACGGACATGCACTATACTATCCAATTACATTAAATATCTATTTTGTTTGATAAACATATATAGTTGGTGCCATTTTTTGTTATATTTGCTAATATTTGTTGGTGAAGCCCTGGTGAAAGAGCATGTCCTCTGTAAGAATTTTGTGTGTTTATTGACAACACTAGAATATAACATCGCCGTGTGTGTAGTCTCTCATATGCTTGTAGGTACACGGTATACTCATGACCCACTCGAGTTTTGGAAGAGCAAGATCATAGCTAGTTTAGTGTGATAGACTTTTCTGTTACTTGTGTGCGTGTCTTGTTGTAACAACTGGAGGAGTTTCATGGTGCTGAGGAGATCATATGAATCCCActtgaccggtagtaccgctaccgtcTCTAGCACCAAGTACACTTCAGCTGGAACTGCAGCTGCGGCGGCTCTCCCGTATAGCCGGTACTACCACTTGCAGTACCGCTGCCGATATCGCACGTTAGAGAAAATCCCCCTAGATCCCTAGCGGTACTTGTGCAGTACCTGCACCGAAAGTACCGCTCAAAGTCACTTGTCAAGTGACTCGCGGTACTGCTGACTGAAGTACCGGTGTACCGCTTGTATTCTTAAgttgcggaagttccgcccctagtACCGCTTGGGTACCGTGAGGTCAACTAGTAAGCATTTTCATGATGCCGGCACCTCAAGCGGTACTGGGACCGGAAGTACCGGTTGTGCGGGACTTGCCTAGTTTGGAGGGGTAACAGTAACACGTAAGCGGTAGTACTGCCAaccagggcggtagtaccggtccggCGGGATGAGCTGATATGTTGGTCCTGAATGACCCTATATAAGAGGTGTCTTCTTCCCCAGCTCGCCTAAGCACCTtgacactctctctcctccattgttgcagaGCTCAAATCTTGAGGATCTccctccccatccaaccaataAAGCTCATACTttgagaagtggtggaggagtaCCCGATCTATCATCTCACCAAGAAAGATCCACCCAATCCCACTGAATCCTTTGTGGATCTTGTAGTTAGGGTTCCTCTTGTGGAACCCCTTGGAGATGAGCTCCTACGGAGGCTAGCTTGGGTTTTCCTAgtcccatagggtgttgggagcctccgatgTTGTGAAGCTCGCCCCAATCTTGTGTGAAGGAATAGCCGCCTCGACCGGCCTTGTTAGTGGAGAAAAGGGAACTCATTTGTGGGGTTTCCTTGAGGAAGACGGTGAGGCATGTGTGGCCGTTGGACCTTTGTGGTCCACACCTTCTCAACGCAAACGTACTCCctcttgtgggaggaactgcggtgaAACAAATCCTCGTCTCTGCGTTTCCGCCCGGTTGTCCCATTCTCTCATACTTGTTCATCTTCTTGTATTGCTATTTGTGTTACATGTTGTGTTGCATTGCATCATTCTAGGTCCACCTTTACTATCAAGTTACCACCTTTACTTCCGCCTTGCTAAAAACCGAAAAAGAACTAAATACtgtgtagcgccattcacccccccccccctcttgtcgcTACGGTACATTCACCAGGGAATTATTACATCTTTTAGATAGAAGTTTGCTGCCATACTATTATGTTGGAAAAGAAACACAGCGCCACCGACCATAGTGTTTGAAGCAAATGATGGCAGTGAGATAGATCCAAATGATGTTATAATGTCAGgcggcccatttgatcaaattcaATAAAAATAATTGAACTGAAAAGAAATATTAATCTCCGATGTTTGTCCTTTCTAAGTTGAGCCTACATGAGTTAGCAGGTGGACTTTGTAACTAAATCAAATCAATCAATTCTACAGAAACTTTAGAGTAAGTATTTCTTATAATTTCATATTTTAGTAAATTAATATAGTTGACAAGATAATTTTTTACTTTATTTATGATAGTGATTTACAACAAAGTCGGTACAAAGCTCTGAGCTATATCATATTAGCTTGATTCTCAAAACACTACAAGAAATTCTAAAACATCCAAACTGTGAAATAAAACAGGGGCTTAATATAAAAGCATTATCTTGACAAGTAACTCTGAGTATGCTCTTACACTCACTATATATTTTTATGTCTACATATACTAATTTGTTTTATCAACTTTCTAAACATTTATTTTATGATATTCTACATGCACGATTACTGATTTTGGACAACATCCAAACTACCGAAAGAAGTTAGCAAGAGGCATATTCCATTCATAGCTAACCTAGTATCAAATATATTGTTTCATCATGGAAATCGGCAAGGCCACATCCCTATATGTTTCAGTACAAttactatttttataaaactaatATCAAGCctattttagattcatattccaaTTATTTTATTCATACTAGACAAATATACCAAAATTGCCTATATTTTGGACCTTACTCTTATTGAGCTCATCTGCCAATGCAACCCCACACACAAAATATATGTTCACAAACTTCTATGGATTGGTGAATAACAAAAGCCATGTCAAAGGAAGGCCTTGGGTTTTCATGGAACAAGAATATTTTCCTATACTTATTTTTGTCAAACCATGATCTTAGAAAAATATTTTCTTTTCAACAAATCCATTGCTGAGATCTTTAAACTTTAATTCTAAGGAGAAAATTTGTATGTCTTAACAAATTCAGAAATCTGTATGAGTTATAGTGTTTAGATCCCTCTGTGTGTTTTTACTCTTCATATATTTTTAATATCCGTAAATATCTTGATGGAGATCTCTAAAGCCAACACAACAAGAAATATATTAATAGAAATTTCTAGAGTATAATCAGGTATATGGGAATACATCAAGCAAATCCCGACTGAACTCCACCTTTGTTCGACCACTCTTAAGGTTTGATAACTCCTACCTTACCAATTCTCATATCCTTGTAAGTTCAAGTTTGGAATCAAAATATATCACCTAAGATTTGAACATCCCACGAAGTCACTTAGAATCAACCACTCAAACTTGTTCACCAGAAAAGCCACACATGTTACCATCAATAATAAAGACAATTCTTGTTTTTCGCACTGTTATGCCTCGGTCTGTGCGTGCCCGATTTAGGCACGCCGTTATGCTTTGGTCCAACCACCTACAAATAAGTGTCGGTCTAGCTTTTGTCATAAATCAAATATTGTGAAGTTTGATCAACTTCATGGAAAAGGTAAAAATATTTGTGGCACCAATTTTAGTATCACTAGATCCACCTTGACACGTAGTTTCATATTATACGTATTTCATGTCATATATGTTGCTACTCTTTTCAATTAAATTGGTCAAAAAATCTAACTAAGGAGAAAGCTAGAAATACACTTATTTGAGAACATAGGGAGTAAGGTCAACAAACTCCCAAGGTCTTAACTCTATTGAAGGTTAGCTGCAAGCTACGTGTTCGGTCGAGATCATGGCGCGCCAGGTTCGTCAGACGCACCAGAGCAATATGAAGGTGCATGCAGGAAGACGCCGTATTGCTATAACACAAAAGGCCCATAAGCACCTAGAAGAAAAGATGATTTCCTCCTGCTGCACGGTTGTGCAGTGAAGTGTATGCTCTCGACGTAAACTGCCATTCATGGTGGGGGCAGTGACCATACCGCCAGTGATGGCAAGGAGATACTCAACCAATCCAATCATAGGTGTGTATGGGATAAGTTGGTTGGATATCAGTTTTTCCTCTCGGGAAGTAGAAAGACACTGGCATGAGTAGGGCGCGGGTGCCATCATCACAGGGCGATCTTTGATTGGCCCATAATTAACCCGTGGTAAAGTCAGTAGCACGATCTCTAGGTCGACGCGATAGTGGAGGTCCCAAGAGCCCGCCTGGTGCTCTCGCAGCACCCACATGTCGAAGAACTCCTGGTCTTCGAATAGGATAATGACGATGATTTCATGGAAGATGCAGAGCAGCTTGCCAAGCTCCATGATGCAGCATTTACCCATGGCGAGTTTGTTGACATGGTGCCCGGGTTGTACACTCTCAAACATTCGTTGGCTATCGAGAAGGATAGGTTGAGCCTTTCTCGGGTTATATGCTCATGTCTTCATGTGGCTCAGAGACCTAGTACACATACCCATGTACAAAGACGTGCTCGAGGGTGTCTACCCAACAATGTGGCACAAGGCCGCCCGATGGCGGCTGCTAGTAACCAGTGGTGTCTGATATGTATACCTCGCACCCGGGAGGGAGCTTCTAACCACGGTAATAGAGATGCACCACCTTGTGTCGCATGACACATGTTGAAATATACAAACTAGTACAGTACATGAACATATCACATCTAATCCGGTTGATAAAACAAGAAACTCTTGCAATATCTTGTAGAGAAAGGGCATGATCGCACATGCGCAGCCGGTGCAGCCACGTTGCTCGAGGTTTTCGCCCATGTCGCGAATAAATTGTGGATGCATAAGCTATAGAATGTTATTTATTTAGGTATACTTGCAAATTAAGATCTATGATTGTGCAACACTGGTAATGCCAAACTTTTTGGGAATCAGAGGCAATATTTGAATCATGTAAACTATGAAAATGCCAAGATCCCCCCACCCACTAAAATAATTCTTGACTTCAAACACATGTTTCTTTCTTATAAACCCAATAGGATAAATATTTTGAATAAGTTGAGTCTGATAATATAATAATATATCTGACAAAAGTTATATTAAAAAATACAAATGTCAAGGATCTTATCCTAACCTGTATGGTTTCCGCTTTTGTTTTTGCTAGGAGCACTCAGCACTTGTTGGGCCGCACACTATTTTGAAAGGACTACGTTGTTGAGATATCAGTGCAGTGCAGCATTTGCGCATGGCGAATTTGTTGACATCGAGTGGGGGTTGTACAGTCTCAAACACCTCGTCGGATATCGAGAAGGACAGGTTTAGCCTTTCTCGGGTTATATGCTCATGTCTTCATCCGGCTCAGAGACCTAGTACACATACCCATGTACAAAGACGTGCTCGAGGGTGTCTACCCAAAAATGTGGCACAGGGCCGCCCGCCGGTGGCTACTAGTAACAAGTGGTGTCTGACATGTAGACCTCGCACCCGGGAGGGAGCTTCTAACCACGGTAATAGAGATGCACCAGCTTGTGTCACGCGACGCTTGTTGAATATGTGATAGGTTTATCATATGAATTAATCCAAATAAATAGTAGAATTCGCATGCTCATAAGCACATGAAATAAATGAAATATACAAACTAGTACAGTACATGAACATATCACATCTAATCTGGTTGATAAAACAAGAAACTCTTGCAATATCTTGTAGAGAAAGGGCATGATCGCACCTGCGCAGCCACATTTTCACACATGTCGTGAATAAATTGTGGATGCATAAGCTATGGAATGTTATCTATTTAGGTACACTTGCAAATTAAGATCTATGATTGTGCAACACTGATAATGCCAAACTTTTTAGGAATCAGAGGCAATATTTGAATCATGTAAACTATGAAAATGCTAAGATCTttaccacccccccccccccccccccccacacacacacacacctacTAAAATAGTTCTTAACTTCAAACACATGTTTCTTTCTTATAAACCCATTAGGATAAATATTTTGAATAAGTTGAGTCTGATAATATAATAATATATCTGACAAAAGTTATATTCGAAAATACAAATGGTCAAGGATCTTATCCTAACCTGTATCCTGTGAAAGCTACCCTCACCACATGAGCTACTGTGAACAAATCTGGGATGTTTACTAGGTCTTCTTCGGGAAAGTTTGCTTAGTTCGACTTGCATCTCTCCTGGATTGACATTGGACACCCAACAACATTTGGTCATACAATTTAGCTATATTACTTAATGATGAATTTTTTGAACTAGTGACGACACAAGCGAAACGCACATATCCACTAATTAAACTGAACATACTCCATGATTTCCACTTTTGCTTTTGCGGGGAGCACTCAGCATTTGTTGGGCCGCGCACTATTTTGTAGAGATATCAGTGGGCTACGAGCGACCGATTTCGAAGATTTAGGCCCACCTTGGCTTCTTCTCCACTCCACGGACAACACGCGCCGCTCATTCCCCACGGCGGCGCTTCCGGCGGCGGCGATGGACAGCAGGCTGTTGCCCGTTCCTACAGATTCCGAAATCGCGGCCGAGTTCCGGCGCCAAGGCCTTGTCCCGGGCGATGTAGAAGGCCTCTTCCGGCGGGCGGCAGCTTCGTCGTCCATTGACACCCTAGGGCCGCTCGCGCCGGTGACGGCGTTGGTGGCGGACTTGCTGAACAACCACCCGGACAAGGCGGAAGTGCTCTTCCTCTTCGCCCGCTTGTTCAGCACGCCCAACTACGCCTTCCTCGACCCGCCCGTCTCCCCCGCCGCTCGCTTCTTCGCCCTCCCGCCGGACGACGCAGCCGACCGCGTCAGCCGTCTCCCCGACGCGCTCCTCGGCGACATCGTGTCCCGCCTCCCCGTCAAGGACGCTGCGCGTACGGTTGTCCTCTCCCGCCGCTGGCGTGGGGTCTGGCGCTCCGCCCCGCTCGTCCTCGTCGACGCCGACCTCGTCCCGGACACCTCCGTTCTGTCCAGCGTCGTCGCCGCGCACCCGGGGCCAATCCGTTGCGTCCACCTCACCAACAGCTGCACGGTGGAGTTCCATGGCCTGCTCAAGCACTGTGTCGAGCACCTCGCCGACAAGGGCATCCAGGAACTCGTCCTCGTCAACCGCCGCTGGCCGCTCGACTTCGCTCTCCCCGCCACCTTCTTAGGCATGGCCACCCTCACCCGGCTCTACCTCGCCCTCTGGAAGTTCCCCTGCACGGTCGGCCTCCCTTCCGCCACTTGTTTCCCGAACCTCCGTGAGCTGGAGCTCTGCACCGTCCTCATGGAGGGCAGGGATTTGGACTTCATCCTCGACAGGAGCCCCGTGCTGGAGAATCTCTGTATCCAGGGCAATCTGTTAAAGTTTCACCTCCGCCTTGTTAGCCAAAGCATCCAGTGCGTGCGGCTCCTCGGGTGCTTCGTTCAAGAAATCTTCGTGGTGCACGCCCCAAGACTTGAGCAGCTCATCCATTCGGAAGCTTGGATCCCTGGTGGCAACTGCTCCAAGATCAAGATTGGCCATGCCCCCAAGCTTCAGCTGTTGGGATCTTTGCATCCAAGAAATCATGTACTAGAGCTCGGCAACACCGTCATCAAGGTGACTGCTCTTTCATTCTTCTCAATCCTACATATGATCTTTCTTGCCTTAATTGGTTGCACTGTGACCTGCAAATGCAGGCTAGGACAAGGGTGAGCCCAAGCACCATGGTACCAACTGTAACATTCCTGGGTATGGAAGTGCATTTCGGAGTCCGCAATGATCTCAAGATGATCCCTAGTGTCCTCAGATGTTTTCCAAATGTTACGGCGCTCCACATCAGGGTGAATCCACCAACGCTTCTCTTGGCATTTGTTTACACCATAATGTAATAGCATCACATTTCTAATTGCGATCAATA
This Lolium perenne isolate Kyuss_39 chromosome 1, Kyuss_2.0, whole genome shotgun sequence DNA region includes the following protein-coding sequences:
- the LOC127327726 gene encoding F-box/FBD/LRR-repeat protein At5g22660 codes for the protein MDSRLLPVPTDSEIAAEFRRQGLVPGDVEGLFRRAAASSSIDTLGPLAPVTALVADLLNNHPDKAEVLFLFARLFSTPNYAFLDPPVSPAARFFALPPDDAADRVSRLPDALLGDIVSRLPVKDAARTVVLSRRWRGVWRSAPLVLVDADLVPDTSVLSSVVAAHPGPIRCVHLTNSCTVEFHGLLKHCVEHLADKGIQELVLVNRRWPLDFALPATFLGMATLTRLYLALWKFPCTVGLPSATCFPNLRELELCTVLMEGRDLDFILDRSPVLENLCIQGNLLKFHLRLVSQSIQCVRLLGCFVQEIFVVHAPRLEQLIHSEAWIPGGNCSKIKIGHAPKLQLLGSLHPRNHVLELGNTVIKARTRVSPSTMVPTVTFLGMEVHFGVRNDLKMIPSVLRCFPNVTALHIRSGKTDQSTGKLNLNFWYDSGAIECIHWSIKRLDFYDFQGGRSELAFLKFFFETAFVLEEVVIQLATSFTSIEEVHSKLESLGSIQLASEACSVLVTGCPGSDQEWRLH